ttggaaagacttgaagacaacatgaagttttctggaaatagggaaacaacgtcaaaggaagaaaagctcgacaggcTAGCAGGAAAAGGTGATATTCGAAGctcgattccttcaaggatgaagcgccaagcaactttggaagtcgacacaaaaggaccactgaaggtaaggaggcgcaccatcatctacaccggccaatcttcacggcaacaaacccaagaggactGCACTGAAGAGAaggcccaagaagacaaagaagacgaaatcctggaagaagacgtcacttccggctctgtcaacccaaaatcttcacctcaatcgctAGGGGCATGTTCCAAAAACATGCCAGTCAAGccgagtgaagttgaaggatggacatATGTCACTCCAAAGAAACTGCACAAGAAACATATGTCTTTTCCACAAGTTCACCaatgggaaagggggcaaagtaGCTCTTGTTCACCtccagaacaatgtgaaagtgttagagataatgaaactttgacacgaagatcatccgtccccatcacgatgcgtgatttctttcctgaagacttcttcaactactcagtcaaggctccttgctatgaagattgcgaggaacgactctctcagatcgcttgacgaacaaagctccttgtccgcacgagcctaaactgtaggacacgaaGCTCCTCGCctacacgagcctaaactgcatggcacaacactcctggtctgcacgagcataaaaggcaataccaaatgctccttgttcgcacgagcctaaactgcacgaaccaaggctcctcgcctgcacgagcctaaactgcatggcacaacgctcctggtctgcacgagcataaaaggcaacaccagagctcctggcccgcaagaacataaactgtgtacggcaaaatcatcatcaaaatcataaaaaaaaaatggatttgaactacgttacgacttgatctcttctttggaggggtacgtaggcagctcgaatgttcaatttttcgagttcagtcacatcaagataaaaaaaataaaaataaaataaatgttttattaaagaaagtcaatttttgtttaaaaaaaaaaaaatatatatatatatatatgagtgttTCGGCCCAGCAGGCCACAAGCCCAATTCGGTTCTTCATATGCGAAGAAACCCAAACCAGACTTCTCCAAAGCAGCGGGTATAATCACCGGTGCTAGCCCGAGTCCGAGCCCACGGCGAGAATGGAAGCTTTTTTCAGAGGTTGGCGTCAGCACTACCGTCGGAAACTTCAAAGCCGCAATCTCCAACAGAGTTCCTCTGTCCGATCCCTGGCTCTCTGATGACTCCCGTGGATCTCTCCTCCCTTTCCCTTCGTCTCTGTAGAAATTTGGGGCACCCGGAGGGCACCCAAATTCAGTCTCTCTCTTCAGTTCCCACAGCGCCGTAGTTTCTGATCTATGATGCACGGGTTGGATCGACAACCTCCTCTTCTGCTTCTACCTTCACCGTCAATCAGACCAAAGTCAAACAAATCTCATGGAACCCTAGAGCTTTCATGTACGAAGGTCTGCTGACAGACGCCGAATGCGATCACTTGATCTCCATCGCGAAATCAGAGCTGAAGAGATCCGCCGTCGTTGGAGCATCGAGGAGCCACCCGGCATCGCTGAGCGAGTCAAGGCTATTAGAAGACATCACAGGAGGAATCTCGACGACCCCAGTCCGTCAAACCAGGAGGCTGACCCAAATCCCAAATCTTCCGAGACCTGTTGCTCGACTTTATTGCAGAATCAAAATTTTCCCAATCCAAgatcctctctttctctcttcgaTGGCTCCGAGGAAACTGGTAGAAGACCCGCCGGCCGCCCTGGTGGAGAACTTTGACGATAAAGATCAGAACCAAATGGACTCTGACCCAAATCAATCCAGTGTGAATTGTCTGATGATTCATCCCCACTGAAGATTGGACTCTTCATAACCTCCCCAATCGAAATGCTCTCCGCTTCTTCAAAAATGGTGCTTGCACCATCCCTGTCTGAGAGCCTGGTCATTCAAAGCTCTCCTCGTCGTCGTCGGCGGCCAGAGTTCTGGAAAGTCGTTGGtgttagagagcatcgtcggGCGTGATTTTCTTCCGAGAGGATCTGGAATGGTGACCAGGAGGCCATTGGTCTTGCAGCTGCACAAGACAGAACAGGGAATGCAGGAATACGCCGAGTTCCTCCActtggaaaagaaaagattCACTGATTTTTCTGCTGTTCGAAGAGAAATTCAGGATGAAACTGACAAAATTACTGGGAGATCAAAACAGATATCTAATGTTCCTATTCATCTCAGTATCTACTCCCCAAATGTTGTCAATCTAACTTTGATAGATTTGCCTGGTTTAACCAAGGTTGCTGTAGAGGGACAGCCAGAGAGTATCGTTCAAGACATTGAAAACATGGTTCATTCTTATGTTGAGAAGCCTAATTGCATCATTCTGGCAATAACTCCAGCCAATCAGGACATAGCAACATCTGATGCTATCAGGATTGCTAGACTAGTTGATCCTACAGGTGAAAGGACATTGGGTGTGTTGACAAAGCTTGATTTAGTGGACAAGGGAACAAATGCTTTGGATGTTCTTGAAGGAAGGTCTTATCGGCTGCAACACCCTTGGGTCGGAATTGTGAACCGTTCACAAGTTGATATTAACAAAAATGTGGATATGATTGCTGCCAGGCGGAGGGAG
Above is a window of Malus sylvestris chromosome 15, drMalSylv7.2, whole genome shotgun sequence DNA encoding:
- the LOC126603115 gene encoding phragmoplastin DRP1E-like; this encodes PPQSKCSPLLQKWCLHHPCLRAWSFKALLVVVGGQSSGKSLVLESIVGRDFLPRGSGMVTRRPLVLQLHKTEQGMQEYAEFLHLEKKRFTDFSAVRREIQDETDKITGRSKQISNVPIHLSIYSPNVVNLTLIDLPGLTKVAVEGQPESIVQDIENMVHSYVEKPNCIILAITPANQDIATSDAIRIARLVDPTGERTLGVLTKLDLVDKGTNALDVLEGRSYRLQHPWVGIVNRSQVDINKNVDMIAARRREREFFNSSPDYAHLASKMGSEYLANLLSKHLESVIKARIPGIASLINKSIRELEAELDYLGRPVAIDAGAQLYTILELCQAFDRIFKEHLDGGRPGGD